A part of Ancylothrix sp. D3o genomic DNA contains:
- a CDS encoding DUF4142 domain-containing protein yields MTNNSQKRLTKKIAGILGLASISSLIGLPVFAMTANEPVLSKNSNNQTLLAQQDNNNSADPTTSTQECFVTPARGEQLPEYCSQVAPAYDNEANDVNNSDQRMNQGSENMPRDSQMNRGNNQNMPSNSEMNRMNEGSHNMPSNSNMNRQNENMPSSCNMTGQNENMSSSCNMNRQNENMPSNSNMNRQSTIMPTSDRINSSDRQSATFSYEDCFVTPTRDNSFPAFCSQVVPAYENEVSGSNNSMMNRQASSYEQDSMMNRVSENPSNDSRMNQGTENSLEENNMTPEVEQIIEDRSRVPGSSNTPENSNRSDQNLNRSDDVNRSNAVSQSDRMFMMQAARDNMAEVQLGQMAVQKASSEAVREYGQRMVDHHTQANRELMQLASQKGVTLPSDIGDENREMMSRLSQLSGAEFDRTYMQEMVRAHNKDLSLFQRQAQDGQDSDLKSWAAQKVPTLQNHLAMARNRMEANRNNDVYR; encoded by the coding sequence ATGACTAACAACAGCCAGAAACGTTTAACGAAAAAAATTGCTGGAATTTTGGGATTGGCAAGTATCAGTTCTTTGATTGGGTTGCCGGTGTTTGCGATGACTGCCAATGAGCCGGTTTTGAGCAAAAATTCTAACAATCAAACACTTTTAGCTCAACAGGATAATAATAATTCTGCCGACCCCACCACCAGCACCCAAGAATGTTTTGTAACTCCCGCTAGAGGTGAGCAACTTCCCGAATATTGCTCTCAAGTGGCGCCTGCTTACGACAATGAGGCTAATGATGTAAATAACTCGGATCAGAGGATGAACCAGGGTTCTGAGAATATGCCTAGAGATTCTCAAATGAACCGGGGAAATAACCAGAATATGCCCTCAAATTCAGAGATGAATCGGATGAACGAGGGCTCTCATAATATGCCTAGCAATTCCAACATGAACCGGCAAAATGAGAATATGCCTAGTAGCTGCAACATGACCGGGCAAAATGAGAATATGTCTAGTAGCTGCAATATGAACCGGCAAAATGAGAATATGCCTAGCAATTCCAACATGAACCGGCAATCTACTATCATGCCGACTTCTGACCGAATCAATAGCAGCGACAGACAAAGTGCAACTTTCAGTTATGAAGATTGCTTTGTAACGCCGACGAGAGACAATTCATTTCCTGCTTTTTGCTCACAAGTAGTGCCGGCTTATGAGAATGAAGTTTCTGGTAGTAATAACTCGATGATGAACCGGCAAGCAAGCAGTTATGAACAAGACTCGATGATGAACCGGGTTTCTGAAAATCCCAGTAATGATTCTCGGATGAATCAGGGAACAGAAAATAGCCTCGAAGAAAATAATATGACCCCGGAAGTTGAGCAGATCATCGAAGATCGCAGCCGCGTTCCTGGTAGCTCAAATACGCCTGAAAATTCTAACCGTTCTGATCAAAATCTTAACCGTTCTGATGATGTAAACAGATCAAATGCGGTTAGTCAATCTGATCGAATGTTTATGATGCAAGCTGCACGCGATAACATGGCAGAAGTGCAACTAGGCCAAATGGCAGTGCAAAAAGCCAGCAGCGAAGCAGTACGCGAATATGGTCAGCGGATGGTGGATCATCATACCCAAGCTAATCGGGAATTGATGCAGCTTGCCTCTCAAAAAGGTGTAACTTTGCCTAGCGATATTGGCGATGAAAACCGAGAAATGATGTCTCGGTTGTCGCAACTTTCAGGGGCGGAATTTGACCGCACTTATATGCAAGAAATGGTGCGGGCACATAATAAAGATTTGTCTTTATTCCAACGCCAAGCACAAGACGGGCAAGACAGCGATCTTAAATCTTGGGCAGCCCAAAAAGTGCCCACACTTCAAAATCATTTAGCAATGGCTAGAAACCGTATGGAAGCTAACCGCAATAACGATGTTTACCGGTAA
- a CDS encoding alternative oxidase: protein MQLLVNFLEFILSKLYQSRPFARFYLLETIARVPYFSYLSVLHLYESMGAWKHTDWLKIHFAQSWNELHHLRIIESQGGNEFWLDRLLSRILVFIYYWMLVFVYMIAPRRAYHFNQLIEEKAFEAYDIFLKNHEEELKGKPAPQIAIDYYENGDLYMFDEFQSSQPVGERRPHIETLYDVFVAIRNDERQHINTMIVCQRPDAHEMLISPHRRQTQ, encoded by the coding sequence ATGCAACTCCTCGTTAATTTCTTAGAGTTTATTTTGAGTAAACTTTACCAAAGCCGTCCTTTTGCGCGGTTTTATTTGTTGGAAACGATAGCTCGCGTTCCCTATTTTTCCTATTTATCTGTGCTGCATTTATATGAAAGCATGGGTGCATGGAAACATACAGATTGGTTAAAAATTCATTTTGCTCAATCTTGGAACGAGTTACACCACCTGCGAATTATTGAATCGCAAGGAGGTAATGAATTTTGGCTAGACCGGCTGCTTTCTCGGATTTTGGTATTTATTTATTATTGGATGTTGGTTTTTGTTTATATGATTGCGCCCCGCAGAGCTTATCATTTTAATCAATTAATCGAAGAAAAAGCCTTTGAAGCCTACGATATTTTTTTAAAAAATCACGAAGAGGAACTCAAAGGCAAACCGGCCCCCCAAATTGCTATTGATTATTATGAAAACGGCGATCTTTATATGTTTGATGAGTTTCAATCTTCGCAGCCGGTGGGCGAACGCCGGCCCCACATTGAAACACTTTATGATGTCTTTGTTGCCATCCGCAATGATGAACGCCAACATATCAATACCATGATTGTTTGTCAGCGTCCCGATGCCCATGAAATGTTAATAAGTCCCCACCGCCGGCAAACCCAATAA
- a CDS encoding DUF3122 domain-containing protein, with protein sequence MKDSISPRKPVAYRRILMWLLVLCGLILYLSFGYQLPAVGVVIKEQISPAIELYKTRQTLRDPLGYSWQVIVFKEITNGQPSDTTLRLVGYPDAVEFVHPQPLIITTHQGKNLSLSDLFAEKSPAPNVGQYRLSEILPDLPSDFVTFSIPLKKGSVHLRIPPFVVEDWQKIATTQPN encoded by the coding sequence ATGAAAGACTCTATATCACCCAGAAAGCCTGTTGCTTATCGCCGAATTTTGATGTGGTTGTTGGTTTTGTGTGGGTTAATATTATATTTAAGTTTCGGCTATCAACTACCGGCAGTCGGAGTCGTCATCAAAGAGCAAATATCACCCGCCATAGAATTGTACAAAACACGGCAAACCCTGCGAGATCCCCTTGGCTACTCATGGCAAGTTATCGTTTTTAAAGAAATAACAAACGGTCAGCCTTCTGACACTACACTGCGCTTAGTTGGATATCCCGATGCTGTCGAGTTTGTTCATCCGCAACCCTTGATCATTACCACCCATCAAGGAAAAAATTTGAGCTTGTCAGATTTATTTGCGGAAAAATCCCCCGCCCCCAATGTCGGACAATATAGACTCAGCGAAATTTTACCCGATCTCCCCAGTGATTTTGTTACTTTTTCCATTCCCCTGAAAAAAGGCTCAGTGCACCTAAGAATACCGCCATTTGTCGTTGAAGATTGGCAGAAAATAGCCACAACCCAGCCAAATTAA
- a CDS encoding radical SAM protein, which yields MKTATAFSSVYGPVISWRYGTSLGIDPIGPVSTCSFNCVYCQLGEIKHQTQERKVYIPTGHILQNLENFAPEKVDIITLSGSGEPTQAANLGEIITSVKALTNRPILVLTNGSLLNLSAVRAALACADKVSVKLDGITQDKIKRINRPLDSIEFLGIWEGLQDFRSEYEGELGIQTMILSAWDETTKAEYIRAIKAIMPAEIQLNTPTRPKPLKHQLDGRGNHSPDCRDYPVQQLKCVPVEVLKAFAQEITQETGILVRCAPL from the coding sequence ATGAAAACAGCAACCGCTTTTTCCTCAGTTTATGGGCCGGTGATCTCATGGAGATACGGCACATCTTTAGGAATTGACCCCATCGGGCCGGTTTCTACCTGTAGCTTTAATTGTGTTTACTGCCAGCTAGGAGAAATTAAACACCAAACGCAAGAGAGAAAAGTATATATTCCCACCGGCCACATTTTGCAAAACCTAGAAAACTTTGCCCCAGAGAAAGTAGACATCATCACCCTAAGCGGTAGCGGAGAACCCACCCAAGCAGCCAACTTAGGAGAAATCATAACATCAGTTAAAGCCCTAACAAACCGGCCCATATTAGTATTAACCAACGGCTCATTATTAAATTTATCCGCAGTCAGGGCAGCCTTAGCTTGTGCCGATAAAGTTTCTGTCAAACTCGATGGAATTACTCAAGATAAAATTAAGCGAATTAATAGACCCCTAGACAGCATCGAATTCCTAGGAATTTGGGAAGGCTTACAAGACTTTCGCAGCGAATACGAAGGAGAATTAGGCATTCAAACGATGATTTTAAGCGCCTGGGACGAAACAACCAAAGCCGAATATATTCGCGCAATCAAAGCCATTATGCCGGCAGAAATTCAACTCAACACCCCCACCCGTCCCAAACCCCTAAAACACCAACTAGACGGACGCGGAAACCACAGCCCAGACTGCCGAGACTATCCAGTGCAACAACTCAAATGCGTGCCGGTCGAAGTTTTGAAAGCCTTTGCCCAAGAAATCACTCAAGAAACCGGCATCTTAGTACGCTGTGCCCCCTTATAG
- the rpsU gene encoding 30S ribosomal protein S21, whose amino-acid sequence MTQVVIGENEGIDSALRRFKRQVSRAGILADVKSRRHFETPLEKRKRKAVAARRKRRFR is encoded by the coding sequence ATGACTCAAGTTGTAATAGGCGAAAATGAAGGTATTGATTCGGCTCTACGCCGGTTTAAACGGCAAGTCTCTCGCGCTGGAATTTTAGCTGATGTTAAGAGTCGCCGGCACTTTGAAACCCCCCTCGAAAAGCGTAAACGTAAGGCTGTTGCGGCTCGTCGTAAAAGACGGTTTCGGTAA
- a CDS encoding M23 family metallopeptidase, producing the protein MKIFTKKHLLTFLLTLALASLPSCLSQTSTPATTDTGLRLSLPIDCTLGKDCHILSYTDRDPSKQFIDFGCGRQTYDGHDGTDFGIPDEKTMKKGVAVKAAAAGKIQNIRDGVPDKRIENPQQAEAISNIGCGNAVVIDHPNGWRTYYCHLRNGSVTVKPGMQVEKGTTLGMVGSSGLASFPHVHLGVLYKGKEIDPFLGPDVEKGCNIKGRPLWEQAISYTPTGLIKAGFTSEKPDINTIWQGSLTDSQPTTQSPALIFWVHPFGILKGDMEQHRLIAPDGTIAVENKNELKSPNRINGFSFIGKRNTADKPLTAGTWRGEYQLRRGEKILIDIQQQIELR; encoded by the coding sequence ATGAAAATTTTTACTAAAAAACATCTTTTAACATTCCTGCTTACCCTAGCCCTAGCCAGCCTGCCAAGCTGCCTAAGCCAAACCTCAACCCCCGCCACAACAGACACCGGCCTGCGCCTCAGCCTTCCCATAGACTGCACCCTAGGCAAAGACTGCCATATCCTCTCCTACACAGACAGAGATCCCAGCAAACAATTTATAGACTTTGGCTGCGGAAGGCAAACCTACGACGGACACGACGGCACAGACTTCGGCATACCCGACGAAAAAACCATGAAAAAAGGAGTAGCCGTCAAAGCAGCCGCCGCCGGCAAAATTCAAAACATCCGAGACGGCGTACCAGACAAACGCATCGAAAACCCCCAACAAGCCGAAGCCATCTCAAACATTGGCTGCGGAAACGCCGTCGTCATCGACCACCCCAACGGCTGGCGAACCTACTATTGCCATTTGCGAAACGGCAGCGTCACCGTCAAACCAGGAATGCAAGTCGAAAAAGGCACAACTCTCGGCATGGTTGGCTCCTCCGGTTTAGCCTCCTTTCCCCACGTCCACCTAGGAGTCCTCTACAAAGGCAAAGAAATCGACCCCTTTCTGGGCCCGGACGTCGAAAAAGGCTGCAACATCAAAGGCCGGCCCCTCTGGGAACAAGCAATCAGCTACACACCCACCGGCCTGATCAAAGCCGGCTTTACCAGCGAAAAACCAGACATCAACACCATCTGGCAAGGAAGCCTCACAGACAGCCAACCAACCACCCAAAGTCCCGCCTTAATTTTTTGGGTACATCCCTTTGGCATCCTCAAAGGAGACATGGAACAGCACCGGCTGATCGCCCCTGACGGCACCATCGCCGTCGAAAACAAAAACGAACTCAAAAGCCCCAACCGCATTAACGGCTTTAGCTTCATTGGCAAACGCAACACCGCCGACAAACCCCTCACCGCCGGCACCTGGCGCGGAGAATATCAACTCAGACGCGGCGAAAAAATTCTCATCGACATTCAGCAACAAATAGAACTGCGTTAA
- a CDS encoding class I SAM-dependent methyltransferase, with translation MSNKSIALNDQVYDYFLSVSLREPAILQQLREETASHPRSMMQIAPDQGQFLALLIQLIGAKKTLEIGVFTGYSSLSVALALPKDGKIVACDVSEEYTAIARRYWQAAGVSDKINLRIQPAIQTLDQLLAAGEAETFDFAFIDADKENYQNYYERSLKLIRSGGLIAIDNVLWSGQVADPQIQDKSTEAIRAFNKKLHQDERITLSMIPIADGLSLARKL, from the coding sequence ATGTCAAACAAAAGCATTGCCCTTAACGACCAAGTGTATGATTATTTTTTATCAGTTTCCTTACGCGAACCGGCTATTTTGCAACAACTGCGAGAAGAAACCGCCTCTCACCCGCGATCCATGATGCAGATCGCACCGGATCAAGGTCAATTTCTGGCGTTGCTTATTCAGCTTATCGGCGCAAAAAAAACCCTAGAAATTGGAGTATTCACCGGCTACAGTTCCCTCAGCGTTGCCCTCGCCTTGCCCAAGGATGGTAAAATCGTTGCCTGTGATGTTAGTGAAGAATATACTGCCATTGCGCGGCGCTATTGGCAAGCAGCCGGTGTCTCAGATAAAATCAATCTCCGCATTCAACCGGCCATCCAAACCTTAGATCAACTTTTAGCTGCCGGTGAAGCAGAAACCTTTGATTTTGCCTTCATTGACGCCGATAAAGAAAACTATCAAAACTATTATGAACGTTCCCTAAAATTAATTCGTTCAGGCGGTTTAATTGCCATTGATAATGTTTTGTGGTCTGGTCAAGTCGCCGATCCCCAAATTCAAGACAAAAGCACCGAAGCCATTCGCGCTTTCAATAAAAAACTTCATCAAGATGAACGCATCACCCTTAGCATGATTCCCATTGCAGATGGTTTAAGTTTGGCAAGAAAACTTTAA
- a CDS encoding WGxxGxxG-CTERM domain-containing protein — protein MKRSHLSKTVWAGAFALSLGIASFTMPASSQTGGTGGGTSGGAAGTTGSGVTGGTGTGTGTGTGTGAGTTGAGVTGGTGTGYGTGTGTTGTGAGTGTTGTGYGTGTGTTGTGYGTGTGTGTTGTGLGTGTGLGTGTGLGTDTGAGTTGTGTDTGTGTTGTDFETDTGAGTTGTGTSGVNSTGSYTTTPTTPGGTGTTTTTPSGIDSTTTTPEITGTTTTTPSGIDSTTITPGSTTTTTPSGIDSTTITPGSTTTTTPSDAGSTTIIERTTTTTTTPATVTPVPSSTTTVAPYESTRGVTRNRHSNWGSLGLLGLIGLANLFRQPKTTVRPAKTTVHHH, from the coding sequence ATGAAACGTTCTCATCTATCAAAAACTGTTTGGGCCGGCGCTTTTGCCTTAAGTTTGGGTATTGCATCCTTCACAATGCCTGCTAGTTCTCAAACCGGCGGCACCGGCGGCGGTACAAGCGGCGGTGCGGCAGGCACAACCGGCTCTGGCGTAACAGGCGGCACCGGCACGGGTACTGGTACAGGCACGGGTACAGGTGCAGGCACAACCGGCGCTGGCGTAACAGGCGGCACCGGCACTGGATACGGCACCGGCACAGGTACAACCGGCACGGGTGCAGGCACAGGTACAACCGGCACTGGATACGGCACAGGTACAGGTACAACCGGCACTGGATACGGCACCGGCACAGGTACAGGTACAACCGGCACGGGATTAGGCACCGGCACGGGATTAGGTACCGGCACTGGATTAGGTACTGACACGGGTGCAGGCACAACCGGCACAGGTACAGATACGGGTACAGGCACAACCGGCACCGACTTCGAGACTGACACGGGTGCAGGCACAACCGGCACGGGTACTTCTGGGGTTAACTCCACAGGTTCCTATACCACAACCCCAACAACGCCGGGGGGTACAGGCACTACGACAACAACTCCAAGCGGCATAGATTCTACGACGACAACGCCGGAGATCACGGGCACTACCACAACAACTCCAAGTGGCATAGATTCTACGACGATAACGCCGGGGAGCACTACCACAACAACTCCAAGCGGCATAGATTCTACGACGATAACGCCGGGGAGCACTACCACAACAACGCCCAGCGACGCCGGTTCTACGACGATCATTGAGCGGACAACAACAACTACAACAACTCCCGCCACCGTAACGCCGGTGCCAAGCAGCACAACAACTGTGGCGCCTTATGAAAGTACAAGAGGCGTGACAAGGAATCGTCATTCCAATTGGGGATCGTTGGGTTTATTGGGCTTAATTGGGTTGGCTAATTTGTTCCGTCAGCCGAAAACCACAGTCCGCCCGGCGAAAACAACAGTCCACCATCATTAA
- a CDS encoding GNAT family N-acetyltransferase, with protein MGCRLVETGLLKCQELGYLIVVVLGEPVFYQRFGFKPASLWKIKAPFPAFDEAFMVLELQPGSLENSPGTVSYPAYFNEV; from the coding sequence ATGGGCTGCCGGTTGGTGGAAACCGGCTTGTTAAAATGTCAAGAATTAGGCTATTTAATTGTAGTAGTTTTGGGAGAGCCCGTGTTTTATCAACGCTTTGGCTTTAAACCGGCCAGCCTATGGAAAATTAAAGCACCGTTTCCGGCTTTTGATGAGGCGTTTATGGTCTTAGAACTGCAACCGGGTTCTCTGGAAAATTCCCCCGGCACAGTTAGTTATCCAGCCTATTTTAATGAGGTTTAA
- a CDS encoding metallophosphoesterase has product MTLNFRFAVVSDPHIALPQTIWDHPTRFHLVEVSIEALEKVFEHLATLDLDFLLLPGDLTQHGEPVNHAWLAERLTKLPFPAYVIPGNHDVPVVLPNAQSIGFADFPKYYHRQGYNDSSQPYYTCEIFPNVRLIALNSNQFDNAGKQLPFGRLDEKQLTWLEDVLNSSKNELTFVMVHHNVLEHLPNQSKHSLGRRYMLENAPILLKMLREAGVQLIFTGHLHVQDIAYQDNIYEITTGSLVSYPHPYRICEFSRQKEGKTSLKIESHQIKSVSNFSQLHEHSREWIGERSYPFMMKLLTEPPLSLSASKAEELVGSLRYFWADIAGGDARFNFPDFPPEARRYFEAFGCGDTKEAQELIDNQATLFF; this is encoded by the coding sequence ATGACATTAAATTTTCGTTTTGCAGTAGTCAGCGATCCGCACATTGCCTTGCCTCAAACCATCTGGGATCATCCGACAAGATTTCACTTAGTAGAAGTCAGTATCGAAGCCCTTGAGAAAGTTTTTGAACACTTAGCTACGCTCGATCTGGATTTTTTACTGCTACCCGGAGACTTAACGCAGCACGGAGAGCCGGTTAATCACGCTTGGTTGGCAGAACGCTTGACAAAATTGCCTTTTCCTGCTTACGTTATTCCGGGCAACCATGATGTGCCGGTGGTTTTGCCAAACGCGCAATCAATTGGATTTGCCGACTTTCCCAAATATTATCACCGCCAAGGATATAACGACAGCAGCCAACCGTATTACACTTGTGAAATTTTCCCCAATGTTAGACTTATTGCTTTAAACTCTAACCAATTTGACAATGCTGGAAAACAATTACCTTTTGGCCGGTTGGATGAAAAACAATTAACTTGGTTAGAGGATGTATTAAATAGCAGCAAAAATGAATTAACTTTTGTGATGGTGCATCATAATGTTTTAGAACATTTACCCAATCAATCAAAGCACAGTTTAGGCCGGCGCTATATGCTAGAAAACGCACCCATTTTATTAAAAATGCTGCGAGAAGCCGGAGTGCAGTTAATTTTCACCGGCCATTTGCACGTTCAAGATATCGCCTATCAAGACAACATTTATGAAATCACCACCGGCTCACTTGTTAGCTATCCTCACCCCTACCGCATTTGTGAATTTTCTCGTCAAAAAGAAGGCAAAACTAGCCTCAAAATAGAATCCCATCAAATCAAATCTGTTTCTAATTTTTCGCAGCTTCACGAACATTCCCGCGAGTGGATTGGCGAACGAAGTTATCCTTTTATGATGAAACTTTTAACGGAACCGCCTTTAAGTTTATCAGCCTCGAAAGCCGAGGAATTAGTGGGAAGTTTACGTTATTTTTGGGCAGATATTGCGGGGGGGGATGCTCGGTTTAATTTTCCTGATTTTCCCCCGGAGGCTCGCCGATATTTTGAGGCGTTTGGTTGTGGAGATACAAAGGAGGCTCAGGAGTTAATTGATAATCAGGCGACTTTGTTTTTTTAG
- a CDS encoding NAD(P)/FAD-dependent oxidoreductase → MKELLYLEIPTPDKDAVRTWLHQQFQPSVGHKILTPEGIRLCLSKQTELKNPTNPDSGTATPAPGENELSIFLWSLQRTTYIKVFRCSSKPVVAEKQILDQLTTGLRSRFPYQYPEPPEIDLSKQSIFEALHSSYPRTVEFFKKFPNGEYDLTRAYWWEKRWRSSVRNPTQPNPVVFSRTDGPPSSTTKPTYDLIYIGGALGVIHAAVMAKLGYRVLLIERLPFGRMNREWNISRTELQSLIDLGLFSSQQEVDSLIAREYKDGFHKFFDSNNPPYAKAAILHTPTVLNIAIDADKLLRVCGEKLKAAGGEIWDETEFNSVNIEANQVILDLKHLPTNTERQATGRLLVDAMGTASPIAWQLNGGRAFDSVCPTVGAVISGGFEPEVWDKNYGDVLNSHGDISRGRQLIWELFPGADDDLTIYLFHYHQVHPENPGSLLEMYEDFFTILPEYRRCDMEKLVWKKATFGYIPGHFSSNKSDRKIAFDRLVCIGDAASLQSPLVFTGFGSLVRNLPRLTQLLDTALKHDLLKAEDLNKIRAYQSNVAVTWLFSKGMMVPTGRFIEPQKINAILNTFFGILAETDRGIAETFIKDRVDWLTFNRLALEAAWKNPSLLVWILEFVNLTDMINWLGSYLTFTIASLNSLLWGWIPSLTRKLQPWLETRYPALWFKLLATSYDLTDGVGKPQQSS, encoded by the coding sequence ATCAAAGAACTGTTATATCTGGAAATACCCACCCCAGATAAAGATGCAGTCCGAACCTGGCTGCACCAACAATTCCAACCGAGCGTCGGCCATAAAATCCTCACCCCAGAGGGAATTCGCCTTTGCCTGAGCAAGCAAACCGAACTGAAAAACCCAACTAACCCAGACAGTGGAACTGCGACACCGGCACCAGGAGAAAACGAACTTTCCATATTTTTGTGGTCACTACAGCGAACCACCTACATCAAAGTTTTTCGCTGCTCCTCTAAACCGGTTGTTGCGGAAAAACAAATCCTCGACCAACTGACCACCGGCCTGAGAAGCAGGTTCCCTTATCAATATCCTGAACCCCCAGAAATTGATTTATCCAAACAATCAATTTTTGAAGCGTTGCATTCATCATACCCCCGCACCGTCGAATTTTTTAAAAAATTTCCCAACGGCGAATACGATCTAACACGCGCTTACTGGTGGGAAAAGCGCTGGCGTTCCTCTGTTCGCAACCCCACACAACCAAACCCAGTTGTTTTTTCTCGCACAGACGGGCCCCCTTCTTCAACCACCAAACCCACCTATGATTTAATTTACATTGGTGGCGCCTTAGGAGTCATTCATGCGGCTGTCATGGCCAAATTAGGCTATCGTGTTTTGCTCATTGAACGCTTACCCTTTGGCCGAATGAACCGCGAATGGAACATTTCCCGCACCGAACTCCAAAGCTTAATAGATTTGGGTTTATTCAGTTCCCAACAAGAAGTAGACAGCCTGATTGCCAGAGAATACAAAGATGGCTTTCACAAATTTTTTGATAGCAATAACCCCCCTTATGCCAAAGCAGCAATTCTTCACACCCCAACCGTGTTAAATATTGCCATAGATGCTGATAAACTTTTGCGAGTTTGCGGCGAAAAGCTAAAAGCAGCCGGCGGAGAAATTTGGGATGAAACAGAATTTAATTCTGTCAATATTGAAGCAAATCAAGTTATCCTTGACCTTAAACATTTACCAACAAACACTGAGCGGCAAGCCACCGGCAGGCTGTTGGTAGATGCAATGGGAACAGCTTCTCCGATTGCATGGCAACTCAATGGCGGCAGGGCTTTTGACAGTGTTTGCCCAACAGTTGGGGCTGTAATTTCTGGAGGTTTTGAGCCGGAAGTTTGGGATAAAAATTATGGCGATGTGCTGAATTCTCACGGCGATATTTCGCGGGGCCGGCAGTTAATCTGGGAATTATTTCCCGGCGCCGATGATGACCTAACAATTTATCTTTTCCACTATCATCAAGTGCATCCAGAAAATCCGGGTTCTTTGTTAGAAATGTATGAAGATTTTTTTACAATTCTCCCCGAATACCGGCGCTGTGATATGGAAAAATTGGTGTGGAAAAAAGCCACATTTGGTTATATTCCGGGGCATTTTAGCAGCAACAAAAGTGACCGGAAAATAGCTTTTGATAGGCTGGTTTGTATCGGAGATGCGGCTTCCTTGCAATCGCCTTTAGTCTTCACCGGCTTTGGTTCTTTGGTGCGAAATTTACCGCGTTTAACTCAACTTTTGGATACCGCCCTCAAACACGACTTATTAAAAGCCGAAGATTTAAACAAGATTCGCGCTTATCAAAGTAATGTAGCTGTGACGTGGCTATTTTCTAAAGGGATGATGGTACCAACGGGCCGGTTTATTGAACCCCAAAAAATAAACGCCATCCTAAACACATTCTTTGGAATTTTAGCAGAAACAGATCGAGGCATTGCCGAAACATTTATCAAAGACCGAGTAGACTGGCTAACATTCAACCGATTGGCCCTTGAAGCAGCCTGGAAAAACCCCTCACTTCTAGTATGGATTTTAGAATTTGTCAATCTGACAGATATGATCAACTGGCTGGGAAGCTACCTAACCTTTACCATTGCCTCTCTTAACAGTCTGCTTTGGGGATGGATACCCTCCCTAACTCGCAAGCTTCAACCTTGGCTAGAAACCCGCTATCCGGCTCTTTGGTTTAAGCTTTTAGCCACCTCCTATGACTTAACAGATGGAGTTGGAAAACCTCAACAAAGCTCCTAA
- a CDS encoding DMT family transporter translates to MVILETFKGELAALSAAFLWALSSIVYTRLGDRVAPLQLNLIKGVIAIVLILLTLVIRGELLVSTDAGRFFMLALSGVLGIGIGDTAYFAALNSIGPRRTLLMETLSPAFVAVLAGLFLQEKLVSTAWMGILLTLFGVVWVIGERVPESGGKILNWGAGVRWGLVAAMAQAVGAVLSRAALFETDIQPLWSTLVRLTGGVLVILFWGVFRQQFDGMGMGPVRSLRVFGIIALTAVFSTYLGIWLQQISLKFAAAGIAQTLSSTSPLFVLPLATLLGDRISWRAIFGVFISLAGVALLFR, encoded by the coding sequence ATGGTAATTTTAGAAACATTTAAAGGTGAGTTGGCGGCTTTGAGCGCGGCTTTTTTGTGGGCTCTTTCATCGATTGTTTATACGCGGTTGGGCGACAGGGTGGCACCTTTACAACTGAATTTAATTAAGGGTGTTATCGCTATTGTTTTAATTTTGCTGACGCTGGTGATACGGGGGGAACTGCTGGTTTCAACAGATGCTGGCCGGTTTTTTATGCTGGCGCTTAGCGGAGTTTTAGGGATTGGAATTGGGGATACAGCTTATTTTGCTGCTTTAAATTCTATAGGCCCACGCCGCACTTTATTAATGGAAACTTTGTCACCGGCATTTGTAGCAGTTTTGGCGGGTTTGTTTTTACAAGAAAAGCTGGTATCAACTGCTTGGATGGGGATTTTGTTAACGTTGTTTGGGGTTGTCTGGGTAATAGGAGAAAGAGTGCCAGAAAGTGGGGGTAAAATTTTGAATTGGGGGGCCGGTGTTCGCTGGGGTTTGGTTGCTGCAATGGCGCAGGCTGTGGGTGCTGTTTTGTCTCGTGCGGCGCTTTTTGAAACGGATATTCAACCGCTTTGGAGTACGCTGGTGCGGTTGACTGGGGGAGTTTTGGTAATCTTATTTTGGGGGGTGTTTCGTCAACAATTTGATGGGATGGGGATGGGGCCGGTGCGTTCTCTGCGGGTGTTTGGGATTATTGCTTTAACGGCTGTTTTTAGCACTTATTTAGGTATTTGGTTACAGCAAATTTCTCTGAAGTTTGCGGCTGCCGGTATTGCTCAAACTCTTAGCAGTACGAGTCCTTTGTTTGTTCTTCCTTTGGCAACTCTGCTGGGAGATCGCATTAGTTGGCGGGCAATTTTCGGGGTGTTTATTTCTTTGGCTGGGGTGGCTTTATTATTTCGTTAA